The following coding sequences lie in one Aspergillus luchuensis IFO 4308 DNA, chromosome 8, nearly complete sequence genomic window:
- a CDS encoding uncharacterized protein (COG:S;~EggNog:ENOG410PY42;~SECRETED:SignalP(1-22);~antiSMASH:Cluster_8.5) codes for MRVPGTTQAALCSLAFIVEVAAKEDPDYKPSLEFRPNNVTLSILDYWVGSYYNGTTNVELSFYTGLATNWSFHCPNLVNTTVTKQYDSTVLALTEPNTYNVGYDPVNAFFTMWSNNFNFSTLPGPSWDGLQEDASLKFAVFLSDPDYQEDGKAINNFNWTLNATQGPPYSLSSTLTEYDPQGGWASNLASCNGSDPLDWNFHPAPWTVNGNGLYLPDPVVDLQFDGKIANISLILEVRSTY; via the exons ATGCGCGTGCCTGGGACTACGCAAGCTGCCCTGTGCAGCCTGGCCTTCATTGTTGAAGTCGCGGCCAAGGAAGATCCAGACTATAAGCCATCCCTCGAATTTCGACCCAACAATGTGACCCTCAGCATCCTAGACTACTGGGTGGGATC ATACTATAACGGTACCACAAACGTGGAATTGTCGTTTTACACCGGGCTGGCTACGAATTGGAGTTTCCACTGCCCCAATCTCGTCAACACAACGGTTACCAAACAGTATGATTCTACTGTGCTGGCCCTAACAGAGCCCAACACCTACAATGTTGGCTATGACCCAGTGAATGCTTTCTTCACCATGTGGTCCAACAACTTCAATTTCTCCACATTACCTGGTCCAAGCTGGGATGGATTACAAGAAGACGCATCGTTGAAGTTCGCTGTGTTTTTGTCGGA TCCTGACTACCAGGAAGACGGCAAGGCGATTAACAACTTCAACTGGACACTCAATGCAACCCAAGGCCCACCGTACAGCTTATCAAGTACCCTTACCGAGTATGACCCGCAAGGGGGCTGGGCCTCTAACTTGGCCAGTTGCAACGGAAGTGACCCCCTGGATTGGAACTTTCATCCGGCTCCCTGGACTGTCAATGGAAATGGACTTTACCTGCCTGATCCGGTGGTTGATCTTCAATTTGATGGGAAAATTGCTAACATCTCCTTGATTTTGGAAGTACGATCAACATATTGA
- a CDS encoding putative MFS monocarboxylate transporter (Mct) (COG:G;~EggNog:ENOG410QDTU;~InterPro:IPR020846,IPR011701,IPR036259;~PFAM:PF07690;~SMCOG1137:Major facilitator superfamily MFS 1;~TransMembrane:12 (i32-60o72-95i102-121o127-147i159-179o191-211i232-258o270-288i300-318o324-343i364-385o391-415i);~antiSMASH:Cluster_8.5;~go_function: GO:0022857 - transmembrane transporter activity [Evidence IEA];~go_process: GO:0055085 - transmembrane transport [Evidence IEA]), giving the protein MDTQDGTDEKERQDTGPSQTKSNDFPDGGLRAWLVVVGAFFGLFTSFGWTNCVGIFQAYYQTHQLRTLSASTVSWIPAISMFMMFITGPFVGRLFDAYGPRWLLLTGSLLHVFGLMMASLSSQYYQFILSQSICSPLGASMVLYSSFNCVATWFRQKRALAMGITASGSSLGGVIMPILVDHIITRHGFGWAMRICAFLMLGLLAVTNLTVRSRLRPKPTALTLTSYFKGFTDVPFVLVTMASFLYSMGMFIPITYMVTYGEHVEMSTGLAGYLVSIFNAASGIGRILPGYAADKLGNFNISICAAGLSTIFVLGLWLPGHSNATAIVFAAAFGFSSGTYTALSPALVAQISNIHEIGTRSGALYAFMSISALVGSPIGGSLIAAGDGEYWKLQVFTGVMLAGGTLFYALARLYLSKGKIWAKV; this is encoded by the exons ATGGACACACAAGACGGTACCGACGAGAAGGAACGCCAGGATACAGGCCCTTCACAGACAAAGTCGAATGACTTCCCAGACGGCGGTCTCCGTGCATGGCTCGTAGTAGTCGGAGCGTTCTTTGGACTATTCACGAGCTTCGGCTGGACAAACT GCGTGGGCATTTTCCAGGCATACTATCAAACCCACCAGCTGCGGACCTTGTCGGCAAGCACAGTGTCGTGGATTCCTGCCATATCTatgttcatgatgttcattACG GGCCCCTTTGTTGGCCGGCTATTTGATGCATACGGACCCCGATGGCTTCTCCTCACAGGATCCCTGCTACACGTATTCGGACTAATGATGGCTTCGCTGTCCTCGCAATACTACCAGTTCATTCTTTCCCAATCGATCTGCAGCCCCCTTGGCGCAAGCATGGTTCTCTACTCCTCGTTCAATTGCGTGGCGACCTGGTTTCGCCAAAAGCGCGCTCTGGCAATGGGCATTACCGCGAGCGGCTCAAGCCTAGGTGGCGTTATCATGCCGATCTTGGTTGATCACATCATCACGCGACATGGTTTTGGTTGGGCGATGCGTATATGCGCCTTCTTGATGCTGGGATTGCTGGCCGTGACGAATTTGACTGTTCGCTCGCGTTTGCGGCCGAAGCCCACGGCTTTGACTTTGACTAGTTACTTCAAGGGGTTTACTGATGTGCCCTTCGTCCTGGTGACAATGGCGAGCTTCTTATATTCGATGGGGATGTTTATTCCTATTACCTACATGGTCACATACGGCGAGCATGTGGAGATGAGTACGGGTCTCGCCGGGTATCTAGTCTCGATATTCAATGCTGCAAG TGGCATCGGCCGAATCCTACCAGGTTACGCCGCAGACAAACTCGGCAACTTCAACATCTCAATCTGCGCAGCGGGCCTGTCGACAATCTTCGTCCTCGGGCTATGGCTCCCCGGCCACTCCAACGCAACGGCCATCGTGTTCGCTGCAGCGTTTGGATTTAGCTCGGGCACATACACGGCACTCAGCCCAGCCTTGGTCGCCCAGATCTCGAATATCCATGAGATTGGCACACGGTCAGGAGCGCTGTATGCTTTCATGTCAATCTCGGCCCTTGTAGGCAGCCCTATCGGTGGTTCCTTGATTGCGGCGGGGGATGGCGAGTACTGGAAGTTGCAGGTCTTCACCGGTGTGATGCTTGCGGGCGGGACGTTGTTCTATGCTCTGGCTCGCCTTTACCTGTCCAAGGGGAAGATTTGGGCGAAAGTATGA
- a CDS encoding Zn(II)2Cys6 transcription factor (COG:S;~EggNog:ENOG410Q1S5;~InterPro:IPR036864,IPR007219,IPR001138;~PFAM:PF00172,PF04082;~TransMembrane:2 (i236-253o288-308i);~antiSMASH:Cluster_8.5;~go_function: GO:0000981 - DNA-binding transcription factor activity, RNA polymerase II-specific [Evidence IEA];~go_function: GO:0003677 - DNA binding [Evidence IEA];~go_function: GO:0008270 - zinc ion binding [Evidence IEA];~go_process: GO:0006351 - transcription, DNA-templated [Evidence IEA];~go_process: GO:0006355 - regulation of transcription, DNA-templated [Evidence IEA]): protein MYLEMHSLKRSIPDQAVGPTKRSAWQQPASCEFCRLKKIRCDKQRPCSSCVARDTTCEYVSLAGGTLHPAVQTGVNDSAPATYIGTPSLERDIQEVKERLKRVEQLLLERQSPLQGSNPGDVDSLVITPQPESKAVLRNVNHEEWDNLESIAASPQTEGLKDSKTENKSLQSQAPSAITQECGIDRQLPPVDTAMALLEHYVQGVDYLGRVVHAPSTRSLLESVYSQLSQSTSPPAESIIFLLAIFASASFYLECGQLHLSSDGLHLHAGQSHRWKETTLQHMLQMDQLFSCSMMSLQSALIILVLLWDSEGQSKRFHTLKSLAYAKAIQMGMHNVDAGSSDVGQDRLEQEMKRRLWWHLTCTDWLLGSAPGPQQGIYMISPHHTTVKYPANIEDEDLTEEGIHRHPKPDRHPTSMSFFLCRLKFAQLCRESMDAIQHAKTTQPSQLIYPLILEISDKYMSFLRELPWFFRLEDEEDEAKRTDLTKKQPYISHQRAVLLYGIYSRLGRLHRPFVTKGIADPGFAGSYNIGIECAERLLRIRRMTAVHGSQLLDIFGRSQSVDQHTFNAMLLLTIDVMAHPNSPDSERRRADVIEICHILQDKHVRLGQPANGISRAVQMLLDIVRNSNRPHIKDKDRIDSTGQVSSNTAQSMDSLVVPDQCTMASEASYQTAWIDEFLSISDDQDMDTLFDELWGSYSETSIPSREGFLNREGLS from the exons ATGTACCTAGAGATGCACTCGCTTAAGCGGTCAATCCCTGACCAGGCTGTAGGGCCGACAAAACGAAGCGCTTGGCAACAGCCAGCGTCATGTGAGTTCTGCCGGCTTAAGAAGATCCGATGTGACAAGCAACGCCCTTGCTCTAGTTGCGTAGCTAGAGATACAACCTGTGAATATGTTTCAT TGGCAGGAGGGACCCTGCATCCAGCGGTCCAAACAGGTGTCAATGATAGTGCTCCGGCTACGTACATAGGCACTCCGTCGTTAGAAAG AGATATCCAGGAGGTAAAGGAGCGCTTGAAGAGGGTAGAACAACTGTTGCTGGAACGTCAGAGCCCACTCCAAGGCTCAAATCCGGGGGACGTAGATTCTTTGGTTATTACTCCCCAGCCTGAATCCAAGGCAGTATTGCGTAATGTTAACCACGAGGAGTGGGACAATCTGGAATCCATTGCAGCGTCCCCGCAGACTGAAGGATTGAAGGATTCGAAAACTGAAAACAAAAGTCTACAGAGCCAAGCACCCTCGGCAATAACGCAGGAGTGCGGTATAGATCGGCAGCTCCCTCCGGTTGACACAGCTATGGCACTGCTTGAACACTACGTTCAAGGAGTAGACTATTTGGGTCGTGTAGTCCATGCCCCATCGACACGCAGTCTCCTTGAAAGTGTATATTCTCAGCTGTCACAGTCAACTAGTCCTCCCGCCGAAAGTATCATATTCCTTCTAGCCATATTTGCTTCCGCGTCATTCTATCTAGAATGTGGGCAGCTCCATCTATCATCTGACGGGCTACACCTGCACGCAGGACAATCCCACCGTTGGAAAGAGACCACTCTTCAGCATATGTTGCAAATGGATCAGCTTTTCTCGTGCTCAATGATGTCATTGCAATCAGCTTTGATCATCCTAGTCCTTCTTTGGGATTCAGAAGGGCAATCAAAAAGATTTCATACTCTGAAAAGCCTCGCGTATGCGAAGGCAATTCAAATGGGGATGCATAATGTAGATGCAGGATCGTCAGACGTTGGGCAAGATCGCCTCGAACAGGAGATGAAGCGCCGTTTATGGTGGCACCTCACTTGTACAGATTG GTTACTTGGAAGCGCACCCGGCCCACAGCAGGGTATTTACATGATCAGCCCTCACCATACGACGGTCAAGTATCCTGCGAATATCGAAGACGAAGATCTGACCGAAGAGGGTATTCATCGACACCCGAAACCCGACCGTCACCCAACATCGATGTCATTCTTCCTCTGTCGTCTCAAATTCGCCCAACTCTGTCGCGAATCCATGGACGCAATTCAACATGCAAAGACTACGCAACCATCACAACTCATATACCCGCTCATACTGGAAATAAGCGACAAGTACATGTCTTTCCTCAGGGAGCTACCGTGGTTCTTCCGTcttgaagacgaagaagacgaggcgAAACGTACAGACTTGACCAAGAAGCAGCCCTACATCTCGCATCAGCGCGCTGTGCTTCTCTATGGCATTTACTCACGCCTAGGTCGCCTCCACCGCCCGTTCGTCACTAAAGGTATCGCCGACCCTGGCTTTGCAGGTTCATACAATATCGGTATCGAGTGCGCGGAGAGACTCCTACGGATCCGTCGCATGACGGCGGTCCACGGGAGTCAGCTGCTTGACATATTCGGCCGCTCGCAGAGTGTTGACCAGCATACTTTCAATgctatgctgctgctcacaATAGATGTGATGGCGCATCCGAACTCGCCTGATTCAGAGCGCCGCAGAGCGGACGTTATTGAGATATGCCACATCTTGCAAGATAAGCATGTAAGGTTGGGTCAGCCTGCGAATGGAATTAGTCGAGCCGTGCAAATGCTGTTGGATATCGTGCGGAATTCGAACAGGCCCCACATCAAGGACAAAGATCGTATTGACAGCACCGGTCAGGTTAGCTCAAATACTGCGCAAAGTATGGATAGTCTAGTGGTTCCGGATCAATGCACAATGGCATCGGAAGCATCGTATCAAACGGCGTGGATCGACGAGTTCCTTTCAATATCTGATGATCAAGATATGGACACCCTTTTCGATGAGCTCTGGGGATCTTACTCAGAGACGAGCATTCCATCTCGGGAGGGCTTCTTGAACCGGGAGGGGCTCTCCTAG
- a CDS encoding putative NRPS-like protein biosynthetic cluster (COG:I;~EggNog:ENOG410PJU0;~InterPro:IPR000873,IPR009081,IPR006162,IPR036736, IPR036291,IPR013120,IPR042099,IPR020845;~PFAM:PF00501,PF00550,PF01370,PF07993;~SMCOG1002:AMP-dependent synthetase and ligase;~antiSMASH:Cluster_8.5) encodes MGSADVSGRLLTQLVDQQAKDQPDRLYCLHPSSQDADCEWRCITFHQVSAAVNRVAWWIDSRLLGRKQQILAYIGTNDLRYLVFELACMKTGHAALLLSTRNSQAAFHHLLSKTNCSVLVDGSERPQLKKVVDQVEVACSDLGLERWRMDPVWDVFAASPVKPYPHQEDFADIEDRPAIIIHSSGTTGLPKPVTLTHGYLATMDQMQTLPVPQGRESAQLFLRHKGEMRFCHGPLFHFIGIVCVFECIFYETPFLLSPDRPLTPDLFSRIMATPNSPRWCLIAPFALQDLWSSEKGRQAIQGFSAVNFGGAPLSSATGNAISSHFRLQTLMGSSETGYTPTLLCEDPADWDCFEWNPAFEHHMEEVGDGLWELVIPRPSSRRYHAIFHAFPNLSEYRTGDLFEPHPTKPHLWRSKGRADDIIVLNNGEKLNPIDAEHLLESHSLIHRAAIFGQNRFQVALLVQPQWDELPETWTPQWLKQALEPLVKDANRLLPAHGQIHHNRVAIASRNRPFALAPKGSLRRRETAQLYEDVINALYSEAAGDEGSINDVEKLQESTMEGIELWLQEAVSRILGGISVELDADIVSLGMDSLQVVRLAQALQDAADRMRQSKQIAALWTSAVIYEQATVRRLASTLFRQLHGHVGAESEKHTSSFWPREHQLTHAIWQQAQNLQLSGKTILLTGSTGELGSYLLEELLQDPTVAQVYCLNRSADAESRQLARFREKQLADGWLVDTSRVKFWQADLSQERLGLTADEYSYLREQVDIVFHNAWMVNFNLPLSSFRSQLEGTGRLLNLIKGSSRQAAFHFISSIAAVSGRPTVVPETDHIAETLHGPSTVLSQGYAESKYAAEVLCDLVARETKQEIAVHRVGQLGGPTDAEAGMWTTRDWFPALVRTSQTMKELPDSIGSIPVDWVPIDVAARSIVQIACGRHNDRLASTGLNNAEVYHITNPHLGNWEPLAQVISQACSSRIIPLKEWVQNLTDRVSDLKLNEEALLEIPAASLLGFFRSLADSEGWKCPPADTTNAQKYSAALRALGPVDASLMKVWLQQWSDWIPELRV; translated from the exons ATGGGGTCCGCTGATGTTTCAGGACGGCTTTTAACTCAGCTGGTAGACCAGCAAGCGAAGGATCAGCCCGATCGCTTGTACTGTCTGCACCCCAGCTCCCAGGATGCGGATTGTGAATGGCGTTGTATAACGTTCCACCAAGTGTCTGCTGCTGTGAACCGTGTAGCGTGGTGGATTGACAGCAGACTTCTTGGAAGAAAGCAGCAGATTCTTGCCTATATTGGAACGAATGACTTGCGATACTTGGTTTTTGAGCTAGCTTGCATGAAGACAGGCCATGCG GCTCTACTTCTATCCACTCGCAACTCGCAGGCAGCCTTTCATCATTTACTGTCGAAGACGAACTGCTCAGTGCTTGTGGATGGTAGCGAGCGACCCCAGCTAAAGAAAGTTGTCGACCAGGTTGAAGTCGCTTGCTCTGATCTCGGATTGGAACGATGGCGTATGGATCCCGTCTGGGATGTCTTCGCAGCATCTCCTGTCAAGCCGTATCCCCACCAAGAGGATTTTGCAGACATAGAAGACCGCCCAgctatcatcatccacagctCGGGGACTACGGGTCTTCCAAAACCGGTAACTCTGACCCATGGATATCTGGCAACGATGGATCAGATGCAAACGCTTCCCGTGCCTCAAGGTCGTGAATCCGCCCAGTTGTTTCTGCGACACAAGGGTGAGATGCGATTCTGCCACGGACCATTATTCCACTTTATCGGAATAGTTTGCGTGTTTGAGTGCATATTTTACGAGACACCTTTTCTACTATCCCCGGATCGACCTTTGACCCCAGATCTCTTCTCGCGGATTATGGCCACTCCCAATTCACCTCGATGGTGTCTAATCGCTCCGTTTGCGTTGCAGGATCTTTGGTCATCTGAGAAGGGACGACAGGCAATACAGGGGTTTTCCGCAGTGAACTTCGGCGGTGCACCACTGTCAAGCGCCACGGGAAACGCAATTTCTTCCCACTTTCGCCTGCAAACATTGATGGGCAGCAGTGAGACCGGTTACACACCGACACTTCTGTGTGAAGACCCCGCGGACTGGGATTGCTTCGAATGGAATCCCGCCTTCGAACATCACATGGAGGAAGTCGGTGATGGACTGTGGGAGTTAGTTATCCCTCGACCTTCCTCCCGTCGGTATCATGCCATTTTCCACGCCTTTCCAAATCTTAGCGAATATCGAACGGGTGATCTTTTTGAACCTCATCCAACAAAGCCGCACCTGTGGCGATCAAAGGGGAGAGCAGATGACATAATAGTTCTAAACAACGGCGAAAAGCTGAACCCTATTGATGCCGAGCACCTCCTTGAATCCCATTCCTTGATTCATCGTGCTGCTATTTTCGGCCAGAATCGATTCCAAGTGGCCTTGCTAGTTCAACCTCAGTGGGATGAGCTCCCGGAGACATGGACCCCACAATGGCTGAAGCAGGCTCTGGAGCCCCTTGTGAAAGATGCTAATCGCTTGTTGCCTGCCCACGGACAGATTCATCATAACCGTGTCGCTATTGCCTCTCGCAATCGGCCATTTGCGCTGGCCCCTAAGGGGTCTCTTCGCCGGCGAGAAACCGCTCAGCTCTATGAGGATGTTATCAATGCATTATATAGTGAAGCAGCGGGTGACGAAGGCTCTATTAACGACGTGGAAAAGCTGCAAGAGTCGACTATGGAAGGTATCGAGCTGTGGCTACAAGAAGCTGTTTCTCGGATCTTGGGTGGCATTTCTGTGGAACTAGATGCCGATATTGTCTCTCTAGGGATGGATTCTCTTCAGGTAGTTCGACTCGCGCAGGCACTGCAAGATGCGGCCGATCGCATGCGTCAATCTAAACAAATAGCTGCATTGTGGACCAGTGCAGTCATCTATGAGCAAGCCACGGTCCGGCGTCTCGCAAGTACGCTTTTTCGACAACTACATGGTCATGTTGGAGCGGAAAGCGAGAAGCACACATCGAGCTTTTGGCCACGAGAGCATCAATTGACACATGCAATCTGGCAGCAGGCACAGAACCTTCAGCTCAGCGGAAAAACGATACTTCTGACTGGTTCAACTGGAGAGCTTGGCAGCTACCTCCTAGAggagctgctgcaggatcCGACTGTTGCACAGGTATATTGCCTCAATCGTTCGGCAGATGCGGAAAGCCGACAGCTCGCTAGATTCCGTGAGAAGCAGTTAGCTGATGGCTGGCTTGTGGATACTTCTCGAGTCAAATTCTGGCAGGCTGACTTGAGCCAAGAACGCCTCGGACTGACTGCGGATGAATACAGTTACTTGCGAGAGCAGGTGGATATTGTATTCCATAATGCTTGGATGGTGAATTTCAATCTGCCACTGTCCAGTTTCCGTTCTCAGCTGGAAGGGACGGGACGGCTTCTCAACCTAATCAAGGGCTCATCTCGCCAGGCCGCATTCCATTTCATTTCTTCCATCGCGGCCGTTAGTGGTCGCCCTACCGTTGTGCCTGAAACTGATCACATTGCAGAAACACTGCATGGGCCGTCAACAGTACTTAGTCAAGGCTACGCAGAATCGAAGTACGCAGCAGAAGTTCTCTGTGACCTCGTCGCGAGGGAAACGAAACAGGAAATTGCTGTTCACCGTGTTGGTCAACTGGGAGGACCCACAGATGCTGAGGCAGGTATGTGGACGACACGAGACTGGTTTCCGGCACTGGTACGAACATCTCAGACGATGAAAGAATTGCCTGACAGCATTGGGTCAATTCCAGTGGATTGGGTGCCCATT GATGTCGCTGCTCGGAGTATTGTTCAAATCGCCTGCGGGAGACATAATGATCGGTTAGCTTCCACCGGGTTGAACAACGCAGAGGTCTATCATATCACAAACCCACATCTTGGTAACTGGGAGCCATTGGCACAGGTTATAAGTCAAGCCTGTTCCTCCAGAATTATTCCGCTAAAGGAATGGGTGCAAAACCTGACGGACCGTGTATCCGACCTGAAACTCAACGAGGAGGCCTTGCTGGAAATTCCTGCGGCGTCACTTCTAGGTTTCTTCAGGTCACTTGCTGATTCTGAGGGTTGGAAATGTCCTCCCGCGGATACCACCAACGCTCAGAAGTATAGTGCAGCTTTGCGAGCGTTGGGTCCGGTGGACGCATCATTGATGAAGGTGTGGTTGCAACAGTGGAGCGACTGGATCCCTGAGCTGCGAGTTTAG
- a CDS encoding zinc-binding alcohol dehydrogenase family protein (COG:C;~EggNog:ENOG410PMCP;~InterPro:IPR013154,IPR013149,IPR036291,IPR011032, IPR020843;~PFAM:PF00107,PF08240;~SMCOG1028:crotonyl-CoA reductase / alcohol dehydrogenase;~antiSMASH:Cluster_8.5;~go_function: GO:0016491 - oxidoreductase activity [Evidence IEA];~go_process: GO:0055114 - oxidation-reduction process [Evidence IEA]), producing the protein MAVQRAVIVRERGKVTLANDVPIPALPDDYILVKTQAVALNPTDWKHVDFDTCTGTIVGCDYAGVVEAIGPRVRKPWKKGDRVAGFVHGCNVKQPHGGAFAQYVIAKGDIQFRVPEWMSIDGAACLGVGMMTIGQNLYQSMQLPGPGMACDDEIADMQRDEKGNDEDIPSILIYGGATSTGSLAIQFAKLSGLRVLTTCSEVNRAWMHELGADAVFDYHDPHVGDRIREFTDDTLELAFDTISTNQTAAICAAAISSSGGCYNALLDVRCPRGDVDTHVSMAYDLIGEPYLMGGKEVQAHPESLSFAVQWANTVEALLQSRRITSQRFQVKSRGLAGVASGLDWLRQGKVRASKLVYKVDETA; encoded by the exons ATGGCCGTTCAGCGCGCAGTCATTGTTCGAGAGCGTGGTAAAGTTACTTTGGCCAATGATGTGCCAATACCCGCTTTGCCTGATGATTATATCCTGGTAAAGACACAAGCAG TGGCTTTGAACCCAACGGACTGGAAGCACGTTGACTTCGACACCTGCACAGGAACCATCGTCGGCTGTGACTACGCCGGTGTCGTGGAGGCTATTGGGCCACGAGTCAGGAAGCCTTGGAAAAAAGGGGACCGCGTTGCCGGCTTTGTCCACGGATGTAACGTGAAGCAGCCTCATGGAGGTGCATTTGCGCAGTATGTCATCGCGAAAGGGGACATACAATTTAGGGTTCCGGAATGGATGAGCATTGACGGAGCCGCTTGCTTGGGCGTTGGCATGATGACTATCGGCCAGAATCTGTATCAGTCCATGCAGCTCCCTGGCCCTGGAATGGcatgtgatgatgagatAGCGGATATGCAGAGAGACGAAAAGGggaatgatgaggatatcCCTAGCATCCTGATCTACGGCGGTGCAACGTCAACAGGTTCCCTCGCGATCCAATTTGCAAAGCTATCAGGGCTGCGCGTCCTCACAACGTGCTCAGAAGTTAATCGTGCCTGGATGCATGAACTGGGTGCGGATGCCGTCTTTGACTATCACGATCCTCACGTAGGTGACCGGATCCGTGAGTTTACCGATGATACCCTCGAGCTAGCTTTTGATACAATCTCCACTAACCAGACGGCTGCAATCTGCGCCGCTGCTATTTCATCCTCCGGGGGCTGTTACAATGCACTGCTAGACGTACGCTGCCCCCGAGGTGATGTTGATACGCATGTTTCTATGGCATACGATCTGATTGGAGAGCCGTATCTGATGGGAGGCAAAGAAGTCCAGGCCCATCCAGAAAGTCTCTCATTTGCAGTGCAATGGGCGAATACCGTCGAAGCCCTACTGCAGAGCCGTCGGATCACCTCCCAACGGTtccaagtcaagtcaagaGGCTTAGCCGGGGTTGCTTCGGGGTTGGATTGGCTGCGACAAGGCAAGGTACGGGCCTCAAAGCTGGTGTATAAGGTCGATGAAACTGCTTGA